One window of Nicotiana tomentosiformis chromosome 11, ASM39032v3, whole genome shotgun sequence genomic DNA carries:
- the LOC117273584 gene encoding UPF0057 membrane protein At4g30660-like — MASRCEVFLEILLAILVPPLGVFFRHGCCSYEFLICLILTLLGYVPGIIYAIYAIVVRGHDKD, encoded by the exons ATGGCTTCAAGATGTGAAGTTTTCTTGGAGATCTTGCTTGCAATCTTAGTTCCACCGCTTGGAGTTTTCTTTAGACATGGTTGCTGCAGT TATGAGTTTTTGATCTGCTTGATTTTGACACTACTAGGTTATGTTCCAGGGATCATTTATGCAATCTATGCTATTGTTGTTCGCGGTCATGATAAAGATTGA